In Phycisphaerales bacterium, the sequence TAGAAGTACGCGAACTCCATCCCGATCGCCCCCGCGCCGATCACGATGAGCCGCTTGGGCATCGCCTTGTTGAACATCGCCTCGCGCGCGCCCCAGACCTTGTCGCCATCGAATCGCGCGAACGGCAGGTCCCGCGCCACCGAGCCCGTCGCCACGATCACATGGTCACACGTGATCGTCTCGATCTTCTTCCCGGGTGTCGCCGGCGCGCTCGTCAACTCTTCCTTGACCGCGCACTCCTGGATCTCAACGCGGCACGTCTGCCCGGGCATCTCCTTCCCGTTCGCCGGCCCGCGCCCGCCAAGCAGTTTCGCGTTCCCCTGGATGTGCGTGATCTTGTTCTTGTTGAAGAGGAACCCGATCCCCTTGTTCAACTTCGACGCCACGTCCCGGCTTCGACCGATCACCGCGTCCCAGTCGAACGACACCTCGCCGTTGATCTTCAGCCCCCAGAAGTCACGCTTCGTGAGTTTCTCGAAGAGTTCCGCGTTGGAGAGCAGCGCCTTGCTCGGGATGCATCCCCAGTTCAGGCACACGCCCCCGAGTTTCGCGCGCTCCACGCACGCGACCTTGTACCCCAGTTGGGCCGCCCGAATCGCCCCGACATAGCCCGCCGGCCCGCCCCCGATAACCACAACGTCGAAATGCCGATCTGCCACGCGTGTCCCTCGCAATCTGGGTTTTGATTGGTGATTCAGGTTCCCGGCCGCGCCGGAAGGCACTATAGAGAACAGTCGCCCACAAGGATTGAGGGTTTTTCCTCACCACCACGCCGATTCCCCGCGCACGCATCGAAAATTTCGCTTGAAAACCACGCGAGATCGTGGATGATCCTCTTCGCAACGAATCGCCCTGGCCTTTGGCGTGGAACCCAAGCCCAGACGACGCGAAGGGTGCGTGCAGGGGGTGGCCCACGCGAGGGGTTCGCGTTGGGCCAGTCCAGGACCAAGGGGTAGGCCGCGGCGCCGGCACGCGGCCTGTGTCCAAGCAAGTTCATATCGCACAGATCGGAAGACTCAATGCCACAGATCGTTCCTTCGCACGCCGCCCTGGCGCTGGGTGTCCTCTTCGCTGCCACGGCCCACGCCTGCCCGGATCCTGACTGCGGCGATTCGCCCAAGTCCGAGGACCTCCTCCCGATCACGCTCGTCCAGGCCGCGCCCCTCCCCGATTCGCTCGCCGGCCTCATCGACGCCAGCGACTACGCCGCCCTCGATCCCGTCTATCAGGCGCTGATGCTCCGCTGGTCCAAGGACGGTGTCGCCGACGCCCCCTTCGCCATGTGCTTTGCCCCGGGGACCGACCCGTCCGTCGTCGCCGCCATCCAGACCACGCTCAACCGACTCACGCCCCGCGCCAATCCCGTGGACCGCTGGACCTCCACCGTCACCAATCCCTCAACCTCCCTCGGTGAACCCATCACCCTCCGCTATTCCTTCGTCCCCGACGGCACCCAGATCACCAACGGCGGCACCAGCGATCTCCAGGCTCGCCTCAACACCATCTATGCCAACAACACCGCCGCCTGGCAGTCCCTCTTCCAGCAGGCCTTCGACCGCTGGTCCCAACTCTCCGGGGTGAACTACGTCTTCGAGCCCAACGACGACGGTGCCGTCTTCCCCAACACCAACGGCTCCCTCAACGTCCGAGGCGATGTCCGCATCGGCGGCCACCCGATCGACGGCAACTCCAACGTCCTCGCGTACAACTTCTTCCCCAACCAGGGCGACATGGTCCTCGACACCGCCGACTCCTATTTCACCAACACATCGAACAACTCCAGAGCGCTCCGGAACGTTGTGATGCACGAGCACGGGCACGGCCTCGGGTTCGCCCACGTCTGCCCCGTCAGCGGCACCAAACTCATGGAGCCCTTTGCCAATAACTCGTTCGACGGCCCGCGCCACGACGACCTCCGCGCCGTCCAACGGGACTACGGCGACCCCTTCGAGCCCAACAACTCCGCCGCCCAGGCCACCGTCCTCGGCTCGCTCCCCGCAGGCACCACGGTCCTCGGCACGCCCCCCGCGCCCAGCATCCCCTTCGGCTCCACGCTCAGCATCGACGCCAACGCCGAGCAGGACTGGTTCCGCTTCACCGCCACCGCCAACACCCAGGTCGGTGCCACCGTCACCCCCGTCGGCACCAGTTACGACGACTCCGATCAGGACAACGCCACCGGAGCCTGCTTCTCCGGAAACATCATCAACTCCGCACAGATCGCCAACCTCGAGGTCCAGATCTTCGCGACCAATGGCACCAACATCCTCGCCAACGCCAACACCCAGCCACTCGGCGCCGCCGAGACCGCCACGGCAATCCTTCCCGCCGCCGGCGACTACTTCATCCGCGTCGCCGAGAGCGACGCCCCGCTCGAGGCCCAGTTGTACTCGTTGTCCATCCAGATCACCGCACCCAACATCGCCATCTCCCAGATCGGCGAAACCCCGCGCGTCGTCCCGCCAAACGCACCAGTCTCCGCAGACTTCGACATCGTCGGCAATCTCCAGGCCATCCAGCCCGGCTCGCCCACTCTCAACTTCCGCCTTCAGGGTGAGAGCACCTTCCAGACCGCCCCGATGAATCTCGTCGCCGGCAACCAGTACCGCGCGTCACTCCCCCTCATCGCGTGCGGCCAAACCATCGAGTACTTCGTCTCCGCGAGAGGGACCGCCGGCGCCATCGCCACCTACCCCGCCGACGCGCCCGCCACACTCCTCGCAACCTCCGCCGGCGTCGCCATCACCG encodes:
- a CDS encoding matrixin family metalloprotease; this encodes MPQIVPSHAALALGVLFAATAHACPDPDCGDSPKSEDLLPITLVQAAPLPDSLAGLIDASDYAALDPVYQALMLRWSKDGVADAPFAMCFAPGTDPSVVAAIQTTLNRLTPRANPVDRWTSTVTNPSTSLGEPITLRYSFVPDGTQITNGGTSDLQARLNTIYANNTAAWQSLFQQAFDRWSQLSGVNYVFEPNDDGAVFPNTNGSLNVRGDVRIGGHPIDGNSNVLAYNFFPNQGDMVLDTADSYFTNTSNNSRALRNVVMHEHGHGLGFAHVCPVSGTKLMEPFANNSFDGPRHDDLRAVQRDYGDPFEPNNSAAQATVLGSLPAGTTVLGTPPAPSIPFGSTLSIDANAEQDWFRFTATANTQVGATVTPVGTSYDDSDQDNATGACFSGNIINSAQIANLEVQIFATNGTNILANANTQPLGAAETATAILPAAGDYFIRVAESDAPLEAQLYSLSIQITAPNIAISQIGETPRVVPPNAPVSADFDIVGNLQAIQPGSPTLNFRLQGESTFQTAPMNLVAGNQYRASLPLIACGQTIEYFVSARGTAGAIATYPADAPATLLATSAGVAITVLEDDFESDRGWTVNSTAATGQWVRADPVGTTAQPEDDHSASGTICFVTGNGTPGGPVGAADIDGGNTILLSPPLDLSGALDTTISYWRWFHNATNSGQANSDTFPIEISGTNGITWNPVETVGPTTENVGGWIQHTFNTSDIPGFVPSSLVRLRFIAQDTGNASVVEAAIDDVVVTKISCPTVPTCVADKDDGSGTGTPDGAVTIDDLLYFVAVFNLGDIAADVDDGSSTATPDGAVTIDDLLYFIVRFNAGC